A window of Opitutus sp. ER46 contains these coding sequences:
- a CDS encoding VTT domain-containing protein, giving the protein MAQTESGSAAGAGDSQAGQPARPAHHALLFATRRVRPRTWWLAAGVGAVLVSAIVATLVFSGFEWSRVIRAVEALRPGPLLVAMMVLPLVGFPIVPVYLVAGARFGAWGGGLVVALVTAAHLLGSFVIARTVLRGPLERRLVRWQAHLPQIPRDEEAAVAVIAVLVPGLPYVVRNYLLAMAGIRFAVFFWVCLPIHVIRSYVSILVGDMGADPDGRRLVMLVAIEGLQIVICGVVLWWLRGHHRRVHPAGAGG; this is encoded by the coding sequence ATGGCACAAACGGAGTCAGGTTCGGCGGCGGGCGCGGGTGATTCGCAAGCCGGGCAGCCGGCGCGACCTGCGCATCACGCGCTGCTTTTCGCGACCCGGCGCGTGCGGCCGCGGACGTGGTGGTTGGCGGCGGGCGTGGGGGCGGTGCTGGTGAGTGCGATCGTGGCGACGCTGGTGTTTTCGGGATTTGAGTGGAGCCGCGTGATTCGCGCGGTGGAGGCGCTGCGGCCGGGGCCGCTGCTCGTGGCCATGATGGTGCTGCCGCTGGTCGGCTTTCCGATCGTGCCGGTGTACCTGGTGGCGGGCGCGCGTTTTGGCGCCTGGGGCGGAGGTCTGGTGGTCGCGCTCGTGACCGCCGCGCATCTGCTGGGAAGTTTCGTCATCGCCCGGACGGTACTGCGGGGTCCGCTCGAGCGGCGGCTGGTCCGGTGGCAGGCCCATCTGCCGCAGATCCCGCGCGATGAGGAAGCGGCGGTGGCGGTGATCGCCGTGCTGGTGCCCGGGCTCCCGTATGTGGTCCGCAACTACCTGCTGGCGATGGCGGGGATCCGGTTCGCGGTTTTCTTCTGGGTCTGCCTCCCCATCCATGTGATCCGTTCCTATGTCTCAATCCTGGTCGGCGACATGGGGGCTGACCCCGATGGGCGGCGCCTGGTCATGCTCGTCGCGATCGAGGGGCTGCAGATCGTGATCTGCGGCGTGGTCCTGTGGTGGCTCCGCGGGCATCACCGCCGCGTGCACCCCGCGGGCGCCGGCGGCTGA